A part of Aspergillus flavus chromosome 1, complete sequence genomic DNA contains:
- a CDS encoding phosphoserine phosphatase: MESPEYELLYLKENPKAIFFTDFDGTITLKDCNDYLVDNFGFGMEMRRKLEMEVMKGHMAFRDAFHAMLQSVQMPLADCLRIVQDNIQLDPHFLDFYYWAKGCNIPIVVLSSGMTPFITMLLESVLGSNPENIFVVANDVEPHSFGDKTSGSGWRIKYRDDSAFGHDKSLEIKPYFGLPSGNCPLLFYAGDGVSDLSAASQTHVLFAKEGLDLVDHCKERGIPFIPFDNWSSILDTMQGIYEGLSRAGITGYSNVV, translated from the exons ATGGAGTCCCCTGAATATGAGCTGCTGTACCTCAAAGAGAACCCTAAAGCTATCTTTTTTACAGATTTTGATGGAACTATTACTCTGAAAGACT GCAATGACTATCTG GTAGATAACTTTGGGTTTGGGATGGAAATGCGACGGAAATTGGAGATGGAAGTCATGAAAGGACATATGGCTTTCAG AGATGCATTCCACGCCATGCTCCAGAGTGTACAGATGCCGTTAGCGGATTGTCTGCGAATTGTACAGGATAATATTCAGCTTGATCCCCACTTCCTGGATTTCTATTATTGGGCAAAAGGGTGTAATATCCCTATAGTTGTGCTCTCTTCTGGGATGACTCCTTTCATAACCATGTTGCTGGAGTCCGTTCTGGGCAGCAATCCAGAAAATATATTCGTTGTTGCCAATGACGTTGAGCCACACAGCTTCGGGGACAAGACGAGTGGGAGTGGATGGCGGATTAAATACCGTGACGACAG TGCCTTTGGTCATGATAAATCACTCGAGATCAAGCCGTACTTTGGGCTACCCAGCGGAAATTGTCCTCTACTTTTTTACGCTGGAGATGGTGTCTCGGATTTATCTGCCGCATCGCAAACTCACGTTCTTTTTGCAAAGGAGGGTTTGG ACCTAGTAGATCATTGCAAGGAAAGGGGAATTCCGTTTATCCCCTTCGACAACTGGAGCTCTATCCTTGACACAATGCAAGGTATTTATGAAGGTCTGTCTAGGGCAGGAATCACGGGTTATTCCAACGTTGTATAA
- a CDS encoding putative class III aminotransferase (hypothetical protein AOR_1_3274174): MLIYLCIAQDPTIYSSVWKAQLFHDFVIKRFSSFKLPARYNLYYHSTMGSAAEPAYLYKNVTHDPTVPSVKSAEGIYIFLENGQKILDATSGAAVSAIGHGVGRVKKAIMSQLDQVEYCHPGFFPNTPAMDLADLLVESTGGKLSRACILGSGSEAVEAAMKLAYQYFEEQSPNTRRTRFISRHGSWHGCTLGALALGDFKPRKTRFNSILTSNISHVSACDPYHGLMENEDPETYVARLKDELDNEFQRLGPETVCAVFLEPMVGTALGCVTALPGYLQAVRDVCDRYGALLVFDEIMCGMGRTGITHAWQEDGVAPDIELVGKGLAAGYGTISGLLVNDRVLDGLRHGGGYFVHGQTYQSHPLGCAAAVEVQRIIKEENLVENCRKMGQYLGQQLKLHLGDHPYVGDIRGRGLFWAVEFMADPPTKTPFSPAFTISKRMQSRGMERGYDICLFAATGAVDGCNGDHVLLAPPYIVHKEDVDEIVSRLVRTIDSVFEDVAALVM, translated from the exons ATGTTGATATACCTATGTATTGCTCAAGACCCAACTATTTATTCAAGCGTGTGGAAGGCCCAACTGTTTCACGATTTCGTGATTAAGAGATTCTCATCATTTAAACTCCCCGCAAGATACAATCTATACTATCACAGTACAATGGGATCCGCGGCGGAGCCAGCATACCTGTACAAGAATGTCACCCATGACCCAACGGTCCCTTCCGTAAAGTCAGCCGAGGGCATTTATATTTTCCTCGAAAATGGACAGAAAATACTAGACGCCACGAGCGGAGCGGCTGTTTCTGCAATCGGCCACGGCGTAGGTCGTGTCAAGAAGGCTATAATGTCCCAACTTGACCAAGTGGAGTACTGCCACCCTGGATTTTTCCCAAATACACCAGCAATGGACCTTGCAGATCTTTTGGTCGAGTCCACAGGAGGAAAGTTGTCTCGGGCGTGCATTCTTGGATCTG GTTCCGAAGCTGTCGAAGCGGCCATGAAACTGGCTTATCAGTACTTCGAGGAGCAGTCGCCGAACACACGGCGAACCAGGTTCATTTCCAGGCACGGTTCGTGGCATGGGTGCACTTTAGGAGCATTGGCATTAGGAGATTTTAAGCCGAGGAAGACTCGATTTAATTCCATTTTGACCTCTAATATCTCCCATGTCTCAGCGTGCGATCCATACCACGGCCTCATGGAAAATGAGGATCCGGAGACATATGTAGCTCGACTCAAGGACGAGCTGGACAACGAGTTCCAACGACTTGGGCCTGAAACGGTCTGTGCGGTTTTCCTGGAACCGATGGTCGGGACG GCCCTGGGCTGTGTTACTGCACTACCAGGATATTTGCAAGCCGTGCGGGATGTATGCGACCGCTATGGTGCCCTCCTAGTCTTCGACGAGATTATGTGCGGCATGGGCCGGACCGGAATCACACATGCCTGGCAGGAGGATGGCGTCGCTCCAGATATTGAGCTCGTAGGAAAGGGTCTCGCCGCCGGATATGGAACCATTTCTGGGTTACTTGTCAACGACCGTGTCTTGGATGGATTGAGACACGGTGGTGGGTATTTTGTCCACGGTCAGACCTACCAATCCCACCCCCTGGGCTGCGCAGCAGCAGTCGAAGTCCAGCGTATTATCAAAGAGGAAAACCTCGTTGAGAACTGTCGCAAGATGGGTCAGTATCTGGGCCAACAACTAAAGCTACACCTGGGCGATCATCCATACGTCGGAGATATCAGAGGGCGTGGTCTCTTCTGGGCAGTTGAATTCATGGCTGATCCACCCACCAAGACTCCTTTTTCTCCGGCATTCACCATCAGCAAGCGCATGCAGTCCAGGGGAATGGAAAGGGGATACGATATCTGCCTATTTGCCGCCACTGGTGCGGTTGATGGTTGTAATGGTGACCACGTGTTGCTTGCACCACCGTACATTGTCCATAAAGAAGATGTGGACGAGATCGTGAGTCGTCTTGTTCGAACTATTGACAGTGTATTTGAAGATGTAGCTGCGCTAGTTATGTGA
- a CDS encoding branched-chain amino acid aminotransferase/4-amino-4-deoxychorismate lyase has protein sequence MTSMNKVFSGYYERKARLDNSGNRFAKGIAYVQGSFVRLADARVPLLDEGFMHSDLTYDVPSVWDGRFFRLDDHLSRLEDSCEKMRLKIPLSRDEVKQTLREMVAKSGIEDAFVELIVTRGLKGVRGNKPEDLFDNHLYLIVMPYVWVMEPAMQPTGGTAIIARTVRRTPPGAFDPTIKNLQWGDLTRGLFEAADRGADYPFLSDGDTNLTEGSGFNIVLVKDGIIYTPDRGVLEGITRKSVFDIAQAKNIEVRVQMVPLEHAYHADEIFMCTTAGGIMPITKLDGKPIRNGKVGPLTTKIWDEYWAMHYDPKYSSAIDYKGHEGN, from the coding sequence ATGACATCTATGAACAAAGTATTTTCCGGTTACTACGAGCGCAAGGCTCGTCTAGATAACAGTGGCAACCGCTTTGCGAAAGGAATTGCCTACGTCCAGGGATCTTTCGTCCGACTCGCCGACGCACGAGTCCCACTCCTCGACGAGGGTTTCATGCATAGCGACCTCACGTACGATGTGCCATCGGTCTGGGATGGGCGCTTTTTCCGCCTTGATGATCATCTCAGTCGATTGGAAGATAGTTGTGAAAAGATGCGACTGAAGATCCCACTGTCCAGGGACGAAGTCAAGCAAACCCTAAGGGAGATGGTTGCTAAGAGTGGAATCGAAGATGCCTTTGTGGAGCTGATCGTCACTCGTGGCCTGAAAGGGGTCCGTGGCAATAAGCCAGAGGATCTTTTCGACAATCATCTCTATCTGATCGTCATGCCGTATGTCTGGGTGATGGAGCCCGCCATGCAACCTACCGGAGGTACTGCGATCATTGCGCGTACCGTACGGCGCACTCCCCCCGGTGCTTTCGATCCTACCATCAAGAACCTCCAGTGGGGGGACTTGACACGGGGTCTATTTGAAGCGGCTGACCGTGGCGCGGATTACCCATTTCTCTCAGATGGAGATACCAATCTCACAGAAGGATCCGGTTTCAATATAGTGTTGGTTAAAGATGGTATTATCTACACGCCCGACCGTGGTGTTCTGGAAGGCATTACACGTAAGAGTGTTTTTGATATTGCCCAGGCCAAGAACATCGAGGTCCGCGTTCAGATGGTGCCACTCGAACATGCCTATCACGCCGATGAGATATTCATGTGTACTACAGCTGGTGGCATTATGCCTATCACGAAACTCGATGGAAAACCGATCCGGAATGGAAAAGTCGGTCCCCTTACTACAAAGATATGGGATGAGTACTGGGCGATGCACTATGACCCGAAATATAGCTCTGCTATCGATTACAAGGGCCATGAGGGTAACTGA
- a CDS encoding MFS transporter, which translates to MMSTQQDLASQAPLLSDSAYVSYGSYQADGRDRDNVSEAGDSYSRQQPERWNEPSVNLWRVLATFYSFIVVGANDGAYGAMIHYLGRYYDADYTTVSVVFLSPFLGYATAAMANSWIHERFGQRGIALLGTGMHVISYFATTQHPPFPLLITIFILAGLGNGIVDASWNAWIGAMHNSSQLMGILHAFYGLGAALAPLTATYVITQRGCMWYHFYYIMGIAATIEFVTSVAAFWSARGSLVEASELGVPGDNVQQDDRDSSRRNTTLKNPTLESLGLVSTWIISLFLLVYVGIEVTVGGWVFTFLVDLRNTPPSVAGVVTFMYWGGLTVGRVCLGFITPYFKRQRLVIVVYLLACVVCHIGFWLATELHLSMIAVTLLGFFLGPLYPEAVIAQAALLPKHLHVAAVGFACALGSAGGCIFPFITGAIAKAHGIKVLHPVVLAMLMLCLILWFALPGQRRGTKEAASPAWSSSPTRS; encoded by the exons ATGATGAGCACACAGCAGGACTTGGCGTCACAGGCCCCTTTATTATCAGACTCGGCCTATGTGTCTTATGGTTCTTACCAGGCAGATGGACGAGACCGGGATAATGTCAGTGAAGCAGGCGATTCCTACTCACGGCAGCAGCCAGAAAGGTGGAATGAACCTTCAGTGAACCTGTGGCGTGTCCTGGCAACATTCTACAGCTTCATTGTGGTCGGCGCAAACGATGGCGCATACGGG GCCATGATTCACTAT CTGGGCCGATATTACGACGCAGACTATACCACGGTTTCTGTAGTGTTCCTTTCGCCATTTCTTGGCTACGCTACCGCTGCCATGGCTAATAGCTGGATACACGAGCGCTTCGGACAGCGCGGAATTGCCTTGCTGGGCACGGGGATGCATGTTATCTCCTACTTTGCCACGACCCAGCATCCTCCCTTCCCGCTTCTTATTACGATATTCATCCTAGCTGGCCTGGGAAATGGCATTGTGGATGCATCGTGGAATGCTTGGATTGGTGCAATGCATAATAGCAGCCAGCTAATGGGGATCCTCCACGCGTTTTATGGTCTGGGGGCGGCTTTGGCACCGCTTACGGCCACTTATGTGATCACCCAGAGAGGCTGCATGTGGTACCACTTCTACTATATAATGGGTATTGCAGCAACCATCGAGTTTGTGACTTCGGTCGCTGCATTCTGGTCAGCAAGAGGCTCGCTGGTTGAAGCCAGCGAACTGGGTGTTCCTGGGGACAACGTGCAACAAGATGACCGAGACTCGTCAAGACGCAACACCACATTAAAGAACCCAACGCTTGAATCATTAGGTTTGGTCTCGACATGGATCATCAGTCTATTCCTGTTGGTCTATGTGGGCATTGAGGTCACCGTTGGAGGATGGGTCTTCACGTTCCTCGTGGATCTCCGGAATACACCACCGTCTGTGGCAGGCGTGGTCACATTCATGTATTGGGGAGGACTGACCGTTGGCCGTGTGTGTCTTGGGTTCATCACACCCTACTTCAAGCGGCAACGTCTTGTTATTGTTGTGTACTTATTGGCCTGTGTGGTGTGCCATATTGGTTTCTGGCTCGCCACGGAACTCCACCTATCCATGATCGCAGTAACATTACTGGGCTTCTTCCTGGGGCCCCTTTACCCAGAGGCGGTTATTGCCCAGGCCGCACTGTTGCCAAAGCATCTCCATGTTGCAGCCGTCGGTTTCGCCTGTGCTCTAGGGAGCGCGGGTGGATGcattttccctttcatcaCGGGCGCAATCGCAAAAGCCCATGGTATCAAGGTTCTTCACCCTGTTGTCCTTGCGATGCTTATGTTGTGTTTGATATTGTGGTTTGCTCTTCCAGGGCAGCGCCGAGGAACCAAAGAAGCCGCATCACCTGCCTGGAGCAGTTCACCTACACGGTCCTAG